From the Candidatus Methylomirabilota bacterium genome, the window CATCGACAAACGGGTGGCCCTGCACCAGGGCGAAGCAGAGCGCCGCGGCCTTCTCAACCAGTGTAGGATACAGATCGGTGCCGGCGAAGGTCGTCTTGGGCTGGGCTATGGCGGACTCGAGCGCGCCCAAGTCGCGAATCCCAGGGGCGCCGCCGGTTGCTCCGAGGACGAGGCGGTGAAGTTCGACCACCTCCCCCAGCGTGAGATATCGCATCAGGCGAGGCGCCGATACAGCTCCTCGTTCTTCCGCAGTACTCGCTCGGCCGCCGCGTTGAAATCGTCGTCCCGGGTTGTCAGCAGGTCTGCGAGCGTAGCCCGGGCAAGGTCTTCCGGCGCGAGGCCCAGACGCTCCGCCTCGCGGCGCAGCCGTTCGGCGTGGGCAGGCGAAAGGTCGATGGTCAGCTTCATGCGCTTACTGTACCGGTGCCGTTCAACAACCCACTTCGAGGGTCCAGCTGCGGCGACCGCTAAGCGCCGAGCGTCAGACAGGTCGGGCGAGCACGAGGCATGGCCGTACCTGACTTTCATTCGCTCCTGATACCGTCGCTGCGCACAGCGGCCGACGGCGGGAAGCACTCCCTCGCGAAAGAAGTCCGCTGGGGCGCCGGCCTCGATCCGGATCCCTTCGTGCCCTCGCTTCGCGCGATTGTGACCGCCGTGAACCGGGCCTGACCGCCTGCCATTGTCGGGATTGCGGGGCCTCAGCCCGGTATCATGAACGTGATGCCGCCCCGGATCTTCCTCCTCTCTCCGGCCGACTGCGCCGGCGAGCGGGCCCGCCTCGTCATGTCCCCGCGGGCCCTGTTCCCCCTCGCCGCCCGGCTGCGCGCGAGCGGGGCGCCGCTGGGCGAGGTCATGGCCTTCATGAGCGGCCTCTACTTCCGCGGGAAGCTCGCCTACGCCCGGGTGTTTGCCCGGCCGGCCGAAGGCATCCTCGTGATCACCCCGAACGCCGGGCTCGTGTCGGCGGACCAGGTCGTCACGGTCAAGGAGCTCCGGCGGTTCGCGCGGGGCGACGTCCGGGTGGAGCGCGCCGACTACCGGCGCCCGCTGGTCGCGGCCGCCGAAGCCCTGGCCGGGGTGCTGCCGCCCGCGGGTGAGGTCGTCCTCCTCGGGAGCATCGCCACCGACAAGTACACGGGGCCGCTGGCGCCGATCTTCGGTCCCCGCCTCCTCTATCCGCGGGTCTTCACCGGCCTCGGCGACATGAGCCGCGGCGCCCTGCTCCTCCGCGCCGTCCGGGCCGGGGTCGAGCTCGAGTACGCCGCCGTCCAGCCGAGCGCCGGGGGGCCGGCCGCTCGAGTCCGCCCGGCGCGAGGCTGAGCGTTGCCACGGCCCACGCCCCCCGCGATCCCGCGCGACCAGGACTCGGTCGTCGTCCGGCTGGGCGCGCGGGACACCACGCTCACGAACCTCCGGAAGGCCTTCTGGCCGGAGCTCGGCCTGACCAAGGGCGACCTCCTGCGGTATTACCTCGCGGTGGCGCCCGCCCTCCTCCCGCATCTCCACGACCGCGCCATGGTGATGAAGCGCTACCCCGACGGCGCCGCCGGGCCGTTCTTCTTCATGAAGCGCGCCCCCGAGCCCCGGCCGGACTGGATCGAGACCTGCGCCATCGCCCACCGCTCCGGCAGCGTGATCCATTTCCCGGTCATCCAGGACGTCCTGGCCCTGCTGTGGGTCGTCAACCTCGGGTGCATCGACCTGAACCCCTGGTACGCGCGCTGCGACGACACCGACCGCCCGGACTTTCTCCACTTCGATCTCGACCCCACGCCCGGCGCGACCCTGGCACAGATCGCCGACGCCGCTCACCGGGTGCGCGAGGTGCTCGCCGAACTCGGCATGGCGCCCTTGGTCAAGACCACCGGCTCGCGCGGGCTTCACGTCTACGTCCCCATCCTGCGCGGGCCGACCCAGAAGCAGGTCTGGACTCTCGCCAAGGCGCTGGCCCTCGAGCTCGCCCGGCGGCACCCCGACCTCATCACCGCCGAGTACCGGGTCGCGCGGCGGCCCCGGCAGCACGTGATCGTCGACTACAACCAGAACGCGTGGGGGCGAACGCTCGCGTCGGTCTACTCCGTCCGGCCCACGCCGCACGCCACCGTGTCCACGCCGCTCCGGTGGGACGAGGTGAACCGCGAGCTGCGCATGGAGGCCTTCCGGATCGACACGGTGCCGGCGCGGCTCCGCGAGCGGGGCGACCTCTGGAAGCCACTGCTCGGGACCCGCCGCTACGACATCGGCCCCCTCCTGGCCCCGGCCGGGCGCTGGCTCTCCGGGCAGGCCCCCGTCGGTCCCGGGATCAAGGCACCGAAGGTCCCGTCCGTCCGCGGCCGGACGGGCCGCCGCCAGGCGGCCGCGCGACGGCGTGGCTGAGGCGTTTCCGGGCGACCGATGCCGCCGATCATCTACAACCTCTTCCCGACGCTCGCCGGACCGGGTCCCGCCTGGATCGGCCATGCCGAGCGGGCTCGGGGGATGGGGTTCGACTGGCTCTACCTGAACCCGCTCCATTCCCCCGGCTTCTCCGGGAGCCTTTACGCGATCAAGGACTACGAGCGGCTCCACCCGCTCCTCGACCCAGCCGGCGCCGGCGCGTCGCTGGACGCGCTCGCTCCGGTGATCCGGTCGATCCGGGACCTCGGGCTTGGCGTGATGATGGATCTCGTGATCAACCACACCGCCAGAGACAACCCGCTCGTCACGACGCACCCGGAGTGGTTTCGCCGCGATGCGCGCGGAGAGATCGTGAGCCCGTCGGCCATCGATCCTGCCGACCCGGCGCAGGTCACGGTGTGGGGCGATCTCGCGGAAATCGACAACGCCGGAGCCGTGGACCGGGAGGGTCTCTGGCGATTCTGGGAAGGCCTGGTCCAGCGCGCCCTCGACCTCGGGTTCACCGGATTCCGCTGCGACGCCGCCTACAAGGTGCCGGCCGCCCTGTGGGCCCGGCTGCTCGCGCGGGGCAAGGCGGCCGACCCGGGCGTCCTCTTCGTCGCCGAGACGCTGGGCTGCCGGCTCGAGGAGGTGGCGGCCCTCGCCACCGCCGGGTTCGACTACTTCTACAACAGCTCCAAGTGGTGGGACTTCGTCGCGCCGTGGTGTCTCGAGCAGCACGAGCAGTTCCGCACCGTGGCGCCCTCGATCTCGTTCCCGGAGTCCCACGACACCGCCCGCCTGGCCGCCGAGACCGGCGGGAGCGAGCCGGTCCAGCGCCAGCGGTACGCCTTTGCCGCCGTCTTCTCGGCCGGCGTCCAGATCACGGTGGGTTACGAGTTCGGCTTCCGCCGCGCACTGGATGTCGTCAAGACGCGGCCGTCGGACTGGGAGGCGCCGACCTTCGACCTGACGGGGTTCATCCGCGGCGTGAACGCGCTCAAGCGCACGCACCCGCTGCTGGCTGGCGAGGGCGTGCTCCGGCGCCGTGAGGCCGGGGCGGCCGACGTGACGGTGCTCGAGCGCCGGTCGGACGAGGCCGGCTCCCACCGCGGGCTGATCCTGGTGAACCGGAGCGTGGCGGAGGCGCGCGAAGTTTCCCCGGAGCCGACGGGCGTGCCCGGGGACCGCCTCTTCCGCCCCTGCCTCGAGGGCGCCCCATCGGACGGGACCCCGGTGCCGGAGACCGTCCGCCTGGCGCCGGCCGAGGTGGCCCTCGTGCTGAGTCCCCGCGCGCGCCGCCCCGCCTAGACAATGGGAGGGGGCCTCCGCGGCCCCCTCCCAGACCCACCCCCAAGAGTCGGTTGCGCGGGCAAAGCCCGCGCTCGGAGCGGAACACCGACCCGCGGCGGCTGGGCGAGGCGTTGGCGCGCGATCACTCCGACAGCCTCCGATGCCCCCCCTCG encodes:
- a CDS encoding type II toxin-antitoxin system death-on-curing family toxin; protein product: MMRYLTLGEVVELHRLVLGATGGAPGIRDLGALESAIAQPKTTFAGTDLYPTLVEKAAALCFALVQGHPFVDGNKRVGHAAMETFLILNGTEVDAPVDAQERLMLDLAAGRITRSQLTDWLRQHLKPPA
- a CDS encoding DNA-binding protein, translated to MKLTIDLSPAHAERLRREAERLGLAPEDLARATLADLLTTRDDDFNAAAERVLRKNEELYRRLA
- the ligD gene encoding non-homologous end-joining DNA ligase, producing MPRPTPPAIPRDQDSVVVRLGARDTTLTNLRKAFWPELGLTKGDLLRYYLAVAPALLPHLHDRAMVMKRYPDGAAGPFFFMKRAPEPRPDWIETCAIAHRSGSVIHFPVIQDVLALLWVVNLGCIDLNPWYARCDDTDRPDFLHFDLDPTPGATLAQIADAAHRVREVLAELGMAPLVKTTGSRGLHVYVPILRGPTQKQVWTLAKALALELARRHPDLITAEYRVARRPRQHVIVDYNQNAWGRTLASVYSVRPTPHATVSTPLRWDEVNRELRMEAFRIDTVPARLRERGDLWKPLLGTRRYDIGPLLAPAGRWLSGQAPVGPGIKAPKVPSVRGRTGRRQAAARRRG
- a CDS encoding alpha-amylase family glycosyl hydrolase, coding for MPPIIYNLFPTLAGPGPAWIGHAERARGMGFDWLYLNPLHSPGFSGSLYAIKDYERLHPLLDPAGAGASLDALAPVIRSIRDLGLGVMMDLVINHTARDNPLVTTHPEWFRRDARGEIVSPSAIDPADPAQVTVWGDLAEIDNAGAVDREGLWRFWEGLVQRALDLGFTGFRCDAAYKVPAALWARLLARGKAADPGVLFVAETLGCRLEEVAALATAGFDYFYNSSKWWDFVAPWCLEQHEQFRTVAPSISFPESHDTARLAAETGGSEPVQRQRYAFAAVFSAGVQITVGYEFGFRRALDVVKTRPSDWEAPTFDLTGFIRGVNALKRTHPLLAGEGVLRRREAGAADVTVLERRSDEAGSHRGLILVNRSVAEAREVSPEPTGVPGDRLFRPCLEGAPSDGTPVPETVRLAPAEVALVLSPRARRPA